One region of Mucilaginibacter sp. 14171R-50 genomic DNA includes:
- the gcvP gene encoding aminomethyl-transferring glycine dehydrogenase, whose amino-acid sequence MKLNVDYQEKFQQRHIAPNQADTEKMLKTVGVNSLDELIDETVPARIRLKAPLNLPAAKSEFDYLNTLRQTASKNKVFKSYIGQGYYDVIVPGVIQRNILENPGWYTQYTPYQAEIAQGRLQALLNFQTMVIDLTGMEIANASLLDEGTAAAEAMFMQYSLRKNQQATVFFVSEELFPQTIDILKTRSEPYGIKLQIGNHRTVQLTDDMFGAIVQYPAGNGAVYNYTDFANALHDKNIKLTVVADIMSLVLLTPPGEWGADIVVGSTQRFGVPMGFGGPHAAFFATKEEYKRSIPGRIIGVTIDSAGNYALRMALQTREQHIRRDKATSNICTAQALLAIMAGMYAVYHGPKGIKLIAERIHGLTVLLANSLKALGYEQLNETYFDTLKFDVGPLGGPLHSEALNNEANLNYNGSVVTISVDETTSPEDIKTLVRFFAKVKGKTLTDSNFDSLKENVEGIIPAELQRTSAYLTHSLFNSHHSEHEMLRYIKSLEAKDLSLCHSMIALGSCTMKLNATTEMVPVTWAEFSKMHPFAPTDQVGGYMQLFDELNKWLSEITGFAAMSLQPNAGAQGEYAGLMVIRAYHNDRGDHHRNIALIPSSAHGTNPASAAMAGMKIVVVKCDDNGNIDVADMKAKAEQYKNELSCLMVTYPSTHGVFEESIIEICEIIHQNGGQVYMDGANMNAQVGLTSPANIGADVCHLNLHKTFCIPHGGGGPGMGPIGVAKHLVPYLPGHAVVDIDNGKAIHAVSAAPWGSASILIISHAYIAMMGADGLTNATRYAILNANYIKTRLKDHYNVLYTGANGRCAHEMILDCRSFKAYGVEVVDIAKRLMDYGFHAPTVSFPVAGTVMIEPTESEPKHELDRFCDAMISIRNEITDVENGISDKTDNPLKNAPHTAAVITGNDWEHPYTRQKAAYPLPYVATYKFWPSVGRVNDTYGDRTLICSCPPLSDYEFEESEVTTPEYGT is encoded by the coding sequence ATGAAGCTGAACGTAGATTACCAGGAAAAATTCCAGCAAAGGCACATAGCGCCAAACCAGGCAGATACCGAAAAAATGCTTAAAACTGTCGGTGTAAATTCGCTTGATGAATTAATTGATGAAACCGTACCGGCCCGGATAAGGCTTAAGGCCCCGCTAAACCTGCCGGCAGCTAAAAGCGAATTCGATTACCTGAATACGCTAAGGCAAACAGCTTCAAAAAATAAGGTATTTAAATCGTACATAGGCCAGGGCTACTATGATGTAATTGTGCCCGGTGTTATACAGCGTAACATCCTTGAAAACCCGGGGTGGTATACCCAATATACCCCATACCAGGCCGAGATCGCCCAGGGCCGTTTACAAGCCCTGCTGAATTTCCAGACTATGGTTATCGATTTAACCGGGATGGAAATTGCCAATGCATCATTACTTGATGAAGGCACGGCAGCTGCCGAAGCCATGTTTATGCAATACAGCCTGCGCAAAAACCAGCAGGCCACTGTTTTCTTTGTTTCGGAAGAGTTGTTCCCGCAAACCATCGATATTTTAAAAACACGCAGCGAGCCTTACGGCATTAAACTCCAGATTGGCAACCACCGCACCGTACAATTAACCGACGATATGTTTGGTGCAATTGTACAATATCCTGCAGGTAACGGGGCCGTTTATAACTATACGGATTTTGCGAACGCCCTGCACGATAAAAATATAAAACTTACGGTTGTTGCCGATATCATGAGCCTCGTGCTGCTAACCCCGCCGGGCGAGTGGGGCGCCGATATTGTGGTGGGCAGCACCCAGCGCTTTGGCGTACCAATGGGCTTTGGCGGCCCGCACGCGGCATTTTTTGCCACTAAAGAAGAATATAAACGTTCCATCCCCGGCCGCATCATTGGCGTAACCATAGACAGTGCCGGTAACTATGCCTTGCGCATGGCGCTGCAAACCCGCGAGCAGCACATCCGCAGGGATAAAGCTACCTCAAACATTTGTACAGCGCAGGCATTACTCGCCATTATGGCCGGTATGTATGCGGTTTACCATGGTCCAAAAGGTATTAAACTCATAGCCGAACGCATACACGGGTTAACCGTTCTGCTGGCTAACTCGTTAAAAGCCCTTGGTTATGAGCAGTTGAACGAAACTTATTTTGATACCCTGAAATTTGACGTTGGCCCGTTGGGGGGCCCGCTGCATTCAGAAGCGCTGAACAATGAAGCAAACCTGAATTATAACGGTTCCGTGGTTACCATCTCTGTTGATGAAACTACATCGCCCGAGGATATCAAGACACTTGTACGTTTCTTTGCCAAGGTAAAAGGTAAAACGCTTACCGATTCAAATTTTGATTCACTGAAGGAAAATGTTGAAGGTATTATTCCTGCAGAATTGCAGCGCACCTCGGCTTACTTAACACACAGCTTGTTTAACTCGCACCATTCCGAACACGAAATGCTGCGTTACATTAAATCGCTGGAGGCTAAAGACCTTTCGCTTTGCCACTCAATGATCGCACTGGGCTCGTGTACCATGAAGCTTAACGCGACGACCGAAATGGTACCCGTTACCTGGGCCGAGTTTAGCAAGATGCACCCTTTTGCACCAACCGATCAGGTTGGCGGCTACATGCAGTTGTTTGACGAACTGAACAAATGGCTGAGCGAAATTACCGGCTTTGCAGCCATGAGCCTGCAGCCAAACGCAGGTGCGCAGGGCGAATACGCGGGTTTAATGGTTATCCGCGCTTATCATAACGATAGGGGCGACCATCACCGCAATATCGCCCTGATCCCATCATCGGCACACGGTACCAACCCAGCATCGGCAGCTATGGCAGGGATGAAGATTGTTGTAGTAAAATGCGATGATAACGGTAACATTGATGTTGCCGATATGAAGGCAAAAGCAGAGCAGTACAAGAACGAGCTCTCGTGCCTTATGGTAACTTACCCGTCAACTCACGGGGTGTTCGAGGAAAGTATTATCGAGATATGTGAGATCATCCACCAAAACGGCGGGCAGGTTTATATGGATGGCGCCAACATGAACGCGCAGGTAGGTTTAACAAGCCCTGCCAATATTGGGGCTGATGTTTGCCACCTTAACCTGCATAAAACCTTTTGTATACCGCACGGCGGTGGCGGCCCCGGCATGGGCCCGATTGGTGTAGCTAAGCACCTGGTGCCATATCTACCCGGCCATGCCGTTGTTGATATCGATAACGGAAAAGCCATCCACGCCGTATCTGCAGCACCATGGGGCTCTGCATCTATCCTGATCATATCGCACGCTTACATTGCCATGATGGGCGCCGACGGGTTAACCAACGCAACCCGTTACGCCATACTGAATGCCAACTATATTAAAACACGCTTAAAAGATCATTATAATGTGTTGTACACCGGCGCTAACGGCCGCTGCGCGCACGAAATGATATTGGATTGCAGGTCATTTAAGGCTTACGGTGTAGAGGTTGTAGATATAGCCAAGCGCCTGATGGATTATGGTTTCCACGCGCCAACAGTATCGTTCCCGGTTGCGGGTACGGTGATGATAGAGCCAACAGAATCGGAACCAAAACACGAGCTTGACCGCTTCTGCGACGCGATGATATCTATCCGTAACGAAATTACGGATGTAGAAAACGGCATATCTGATAAAACAGATAACCCGCTGAAAAACGCGCCGCACACCGCCGCAGTGATCACCGGCAACGATTGGGAACACCCCTACACCCGCCAGAAAGCGGCATACCCGCTGCCTTATGTTGCGACCTACAAATTCTGGCCTTCGGTTGGCAGGGTAAATGATACCTATGGCGATCGTACGCTCATCTGCTCGTGCCCCCCGCTAAGCGACTATGAATTTGAAGAGAGCGAAGTAACTACGCCCGAGTACGGAACGTGA